TGAGCGGTTTACAATGAAGAGTAGAAAACGAAAAAGAGCCTCAATAGAGGCTCTTAGTTACATGCGTTTACTGCTGTATTAAGCGAGATTAAAAGTGGACGTTTTTGTAGACCAGCGCACAGCCGATAAACAGCAGAAAGCCGTGTACAAGATGGTGATAGTTAATCTTATACTTCTGTAATAAATGGTAGCTTCCCATCCCGCCTGCGATACCTACGGCAAAGGCCGGCAGTGCGGAGAGCACATGGGATAATACGTCTTCAGTAATTAGCCCTTCATTCCAGAAACTAATATTGGCGCCAATCATCTGCAGCATAAAAAAGAAAGTCAGAGTTGATTTAACTTCGTCTGCTGACCACGGCTGCATTGAAGTGTAGGCAATGACCGGAGGCCCCGACTCACCAACGCTTGCGCCAAGAACGCCCGAAGTAAAACCGGCACCAATAGTGATGGGAATAGAGGTCTTTTCAAATACTGGTTTAGTGGAGCGGAACGAGTGCAGGCTGGAAATAATCAGCACTATACCCATGGTAAGCAGAATGTATTGAGATGGCATGGTTGCCAGCAGTCTTGCCCCGACAAATGACGCAGGAACCGAACCTGCAAACAGAATTAAACCAACCTTACGCTGGATAGAGTGACGCATTTTCCAGGCAATGGGCAGTGTCACTAACCAGCCAATAATACCGGCAATAGGTACAGCAGTCTGGGCACCGACAACAAGTGAAAGCAGGGGAACTGAAACCATCGCAGAACCGAATCCAGTCAGGCCCTGAGTAAAGCCGGCCAAGGCGATGATCATTGAAACAAGTATAACCGTGGTGTCCATATTTCCTGTTACTGAGTGAGTGGAATTTGTGCACATTATAAGCTGTGCATATTTAAATGCTATTGTTTTTGTCACAAAATGTTGTTTTGTGTCCGTTTGATTTCGCCTTGTGACAATCATCTCAGAAGAGAGGCTACCTCTTAAGTATAATGCGGCTAAATAACTCTTTGTCTGAAGGCATAAAGACCGTGAAGTTGTTTTATATACATAAAATCAGAACAAAATATAAAACAGTTCTCGGGAAAAGTTCTCAAAAGTTCTCGCAAGTTCTCGGGACACACACCAATTATGGACAATTATCGGGGACAGGCACCAGAAGTTATCGGGACAGAAACCGCAAGAGTTATTAGAACAGACACCATAAGACTCTAGTTCAGACTCTAGTTCTCGGGACACACACCGAATTTTCGGGCGAATTTTCGGGGACAGACACCATAAGACCGAATTTTCGGGGACAGACACCATAAGACTAAAGAGTGTCGCCAGATTGAGTTCCGCTGTCTTTAGAAGAGGGCGGATAAAACAAGATTTCATTTTCAGAACAGCTTTTAATTTATGAGGTAAACAATGGATAACTTCCGGTTAGGAGAAGAGAGTCTGCTCGACTTAAACGCCGACTGCCGTACATTGGCACGAGGCGTGGACAAGTTTGATAAGGTGTATGGCTTGGGTTACGAAGTGGGCCATGAAGAGTGGTCACCGTATCCGCGGGTAAACAGATTACGCCAGACTTTCCTTGATCGTCCTTATGACATTGATGTGGAAAGGTTGCGTCTGGTAACGGAAGCGTACAAGAAAAATGAAGTGATGCCCCGTATCCTGCAATGCGCCTATGCATTTGAAAATATTCTGCTCAATACTACTCTGCATATTTATGATGAAGATTTAATTGTCGGCGAAATAGCGGCACCGGCCAAGGCATCGCCTATCTATCCGGAGTTTTCCGTTGACTGGATCATCGATGAAATCACCAACTCCCCGTTTGAAGAGCGTGCCAATGACCAGTTCTATATCCGTAACGATAGGGAACGTGCTGAGATTCTTGAACTGTGTGAGTACTGGAAAGGCAAAAGTGCCAACGAGTTTATAACCGCTCATCTGGACGAAGATCAGAAGAAAGGCTCCCATATGGGAGAAAAAGTGTTCCAGACTAATAACTACCACTTCGCCGGTATTGGTCATTTCGCCATGGACTTTCATAAGCTTATGACTCTTGGTTACGACGGTGTACTTGAGCAGACGCGAAAAGCCCTTGCCGCTTTGTCTAAGCAAGATCCTGAGTTTAGTGACAAGCGCGACTATTACAAAGCTACCATTATTAGCTTAGAAGCAGCGAAAGCCTATATTGCCCGTTATGCCTCGCTCGCCCTGCAAATGGCAGAAACAGAAACGGATATCCAGCGTAAACAAGAGCTTGAGCAGATGGCGTCTAACTGTCAGCAGATTGCCGGCGGTGTACCTCAGTCGTTCTGGCAGGCACTACAGCTGTTCAACTTTGCGGTTACCCTGACTCAGATTGAAGGTAATGGTCACTCTATCTCATACGGTCGGATGGACCAGTGGCTTTATCCATTCTATGAAAAAGACGTTAAGCAGCAGTCAGTCAGCAAGGAGTTTATTCTTGAGCTGATTGAAGTTCAGTATGTAAAAATGAACAACCCGACCAAGCTGAAAGACAAAGGTACAGTGAAAGTGCGTAACGGCCGCGGCTTTGGTGGTGAAAGTCTGACTATCGGCGGGGTCGATTCTGAAGGTAATGACGCGACTAACGATCTGACCATGCTGATGCTGGAGGGTTCGGTACATACACGAATGATGAACCCGTGGGTTTGTGTCCGTATGCATGAGAACACCCCTTACGAACTTAAGATCAAAACCATTGAATGTATCCGTGCCGGTTATGGTCACCCTAAACTGTTTAATGATGGCCCGGCGATAAAAGCAATGTCGGGTAAAGGTGTTACCCTGCAAGAGGCGCGCGATTATGCGGTCGTTGGTTGCGTTGAACCTACTATTCCTGGTAAAGAGCACGGCTGGCTGGATGCAGGTTATGTAAATACCGCCAAAATGCTGGAGATGGTGCTTAACGGTGGTCGTATTTTGTCCGGACCTGATGCCGGTAAACAGCTAGGGCCTGATACGGGTAGTTTAGAAACTTATCAAAGCTTTGAAGAGGTATTGGAAAGTGTCGATAAGCAGTTTGCTTACTGGTGTGATCAACTATGTAGCTGTCTGAATGTGACGGATAAAATTCACCGGAAGATCAAGCCTACGCCTTACATCTCAACCTTCTTTGAAGGTTGTATTGAGTCTGGCAGAGATATGACCGCAGGTGGTGTGAAATATAACGGAACCGCTCCGCAGGCCGCCGGTATTGCTACTTGCGCTGATTCACTGGCGACTATCAAAAAGCTTATGTTTGACGAGAAAAAATACTCAGGCAAACAGCTGCTGAGCGCTATCAGAGATAACTGGGACGGCCATGCAAAACTGTATGCTTTAGTAAATAGTGCCAAGATCCCTCATTACGGCAATGATATCGATGAAGCGGACAACTTGTTCAATTTTATGTTCGAGTGTTACTGCCGCCATATTAAAGGACGTGATAACCCGCGTGGTGGCAAGTTCAGCCCGGGTGTTTATACGGTAAACGCCAACGTGGGGATGGGATTATATACCCGTGCTTCACTGGACGGGCGCAAAGATGGTGAGCCAATTTCCGACAATATGGGGCCGGTACATACCCAAGGGGGCTCTCATGATATTAGCGGTCCGACAGCGATTGTGAACTCAGTGACCAAGGTAGATCACAGCCTTGCCACCAACGGTACTCTGCTGAACCTGCGTTTTCTTGAAGACGCTGTATCTGGCGTGGAAGGGCGCGACATTCTGGTCAGTTTTGTCGACGAATATATTGCCAAGCAAGGTATGCACGTGCAGTTCAATATTATGAGTGCAGAGAAGATGCGTGCTGCGCAGAAAAATCCTGAACAGTATCGTGACATGCTGGTAAGGGTTGCCGGATACAGTGCTTACTTTGTTGAGTTGGGTAAACCGTTACAGGACGACCTGATCCAGCGTACTGAGTTGAGGTTCTAGAACCGGTGTCATTTTCCAATGTGTCAGGCACAGTCCTTAATGTTCAGCGCTTCACTTTGCATGATGGTCCGGGTATCCGGACCGAATTCTTTCTTAAAGGATGCCCGCTCCGCTGTGACTGGTGTGGGAATCCGGAGAGTTTTAACAAGCGTGTCGAGGTTGGTGTTTATCACAACAAATGTATAAGCAACAGTGAGTGTGGCGACTGTACAAGTGTCTGTCCTGACAGCGATATGCTGATTTTTTCTGACTCCAGGCTAGAGCTGGTGGATCGCAGCAAATGCAGCAGTTGTATGCTCTGTTCGCAGGAGTGCCCCGCGGAAGCAATAAAGCCGTGGGGCAGCAGCATGTCCGTTGAGGACTGTATGAAAGTCATTCTTCAGGACAGAGGCTTTTATAGCCGTTCCGGAGGTGGTGTTACCGTGTCCGGCGGAGAGCCTTTGATGCAGAGTGAGTTTGTATTACAGCTGTTTCAGGCCTGCCGGGAAGAGGACATACACACCTGTCTCGAATCGAGTTTCCATTCCAACTGGGAACAGATCGAAAAGCTGTTACCTTATACAGATCTTATTATTTCCGATATAAAGCTGATGGATAGCGCAAAACATAAGCGCTATACCGGAGTAGATAACCACAAAATTTTACACAATCTGCAAAAACTGTCAGAAACAGATAAAGAGATAATCCTGCGTATTCCGGTGATTCCCACAGTAAACGATGATAAAGACAATGCCGAAGCGACAGCCGACTTTATTCTCAACCAAATGAAGGGAAGAGTGAGAACATTACAGCTTCTGAGTTTTATGCGATTGGGAGAAGAAAAATATCAGTCTCTTGGTATGGATTACAAAATGGCAGATCTTGAGTTTGATCGTCATGAGTTTCAACAGCAGGTCAATGGCCTTGCTGGCTACTTTAATCAGCGCGGTATTCATTGTCTGGTAGGCACTAAAGAGAGTGAGGGAGGATAAACTTTTTTAAGGGACAGGCGCCACAAGAAAAGGACAGTCGATACAAAAGAAAGTTGAAGTTAAAACTGAACAGTTCACTAATCTTAAGCTGTTCAGTTTTATTGCTGGACGGTAAGATCTACGCCTTGTGAATTATTACTGATTATCTATTTATGCAGTGTATAGATAAGGATATAACTTGTCTTACGGGGAGTGGTGCAACTGGGAGAAATGATAAGAAGTTTTGGGCTATATCAACTATCCAGCCGGAAAACACACATTTTGCGTTTATTGAGGATCCGTTTTGCTGATTCAATTTGAGGGCAACAACCAACAGCAGTGTTTCGGTATTGTTCTAATTTAGTGCAAGCCTTTAACCATTTGACTTGGCTGATATTCAGTCTCTGCAAAATGGGTGGAAGAGAGGAGCCTAAAACAACTTTGTTCTCGCGATATTGTCTTGCTGTCCAGTCGACTAGTTCAATGTAATCTATAAGCCGAAACGGGATACCTTTTAACATTTTATTGGTGGGATTACCGATAAATGGGTAAAGACATGGTGCAGTTTCTTGATCGTTACTCAGAGCCTTTATTCTGGCTTTGATGGAAGTATATTCTGAGGATTCTGGTGTTTTGGCAATGCCTGAACGCAGAGGGTTTAAATCAACATAAGTCATAGCTGCTACGAGGGCTTGTTCGTCGAGCAGAGCTTGGCTCTTAAAGCGACTCTCCCAAAAATGCCCTTTACAGTTATCTTCTAGGTTTGCCCGACAAGCGATATCAAAGTTAAGCTCTTTCATAAACCAGCTCAGGTTCCAGAGCCGCTTTCGCCAGCATTCGATAATCGAAGATGCAGCCTTTTTCTCTGCATCACTGGTCAGTTTTCCGGCCTGCCAATTTTGAACAAGTAAAGGGGGTTTATGAAGTTGTTGCCAGCGTTCAACCACTTCGTATTCGCTGAGTTTTAAGGCTTCTTCTTTGTTGATATGAAGAACAAGATGATAGTGATTGCTCATCACTGCGTAAGCACAGACATCAATGCAATAGACCTGAGAAAGAGCGTAGACCTTATGCTCAATCCAATCTCTTCGGTGTTCGTAGCTTTTTTGGGTAACAGGATCTTCTCCGCATAGGAAGCTGCGCCTGACACAACGCGAAACGCAATGATAGTAAGGAGTTGCTTCAGGTGAGACGAGCTGTTTTCTGGCTGTTGTCATAGAAAGTAACCGGATAATGAGTGACAAACCGAGGTTACTCAATGAAGTCGTTGCGACAATGATTCAGTTATAAAGTCACGATCGAGTTATCACAAGATCAGTCGGTTCTAATACTTTTAGGTGTATGTCCCTACTTTTAGGTGTATGTCCCAATACTTTTTTCAATACTTTTTTGTTAGGTGTATGTCCCAATACTTTTTGCAATACTTTTTGAGGTGTATGTCCCCGAAAAAAATGTGCCGAAAAAAATGACAGCCACGGGCTGCCATTTTTTGTTATCAGGTTAACTTGCCTTTCGGTCAACTTATTTTTCCATATGGACATCAAGCTGACCGGCGGCCAGTGCCGGAGCAAGGCCCGGAGTCAACGGCAGGCGAGGAATAACTAGACAGTGCATCAGATGGTAGATATCTTGTTTACCATCCCATACTACGCTGGTACCAGCTTGGTTGTTTACATCAAGTTCTTGCCACCATGAGCAACCTTCATAGTCGATAAAGTAAGTGCGGCAGTAATCCCACCACAGGCGATAGAACTCCTGATACTTCTCATCACCAGTAACCGTGTAAAGGGCATAAGCAGTACCAATTGCTTC
This is a stretch of genomic DNA from Vibrio sp. SCSIO 43137. It encodes these proteins:
- the hpfH gene encoding (2S)-3-sulfopropanediol dehydratase activating enzyme codes for the protein MSFSNVSGTVLNVQRFTLHDGPGIRTEFFLKGCPLRCDWCGNPESFNKRVEVGVYHNKCISNSECGDCTSVCPDSDMLIFSDSRLELVDRSKCSSCMLCSQECPAEAIKPWGSSMSVEDCMKVILQDRGFYSRSGGGVTVSGGEPLMQSEFVLQLFQACREEDIHTCLESSFHSNWEQIEKLLPYTDLIISDIKLMDSAKHKRYTGVDNHKILHNLQKLSETDKEIILRIPVIPTVNDDKDNAEATADFILNQMKGRVRTLQLLSFMRLGEEKYQSLGMDYKMADLEFDRHEFQQQVNGLAGYFNQRGIHCLVGTKESEGG
- a CDS encoding transposase, translated to MTTARKQLVSPEATPYYHCVSRCVRRSFLCGEDPVTQKSYEHRRDWIEHKVYALSQVYCIDVCAYAVMSNHYHLVLHINKEEALKLSEYEVVERWQQLHKPPLLVQNWQAGKLTSDAEKKAASSIIECWRKRLWNLSWFMKELNFDIACRANLEDNCKGHFWESRFKSQALLDEQALVAAMTYVDLNPLRSGIAKTPESSEYTSIKARIKALSNDQETAPCLYPFIGNPTNKMLKGIPFRLIDYIELVDWTARQYRENKVVLGSSLPPILQRLNISQVKWLKACTKLEQYRNTAVGCCPQIESAKRILNKRKMCVFRLDS
- the hpfG gene encoding (2S)-3-sulfopropanediol dehydratase; the protein is MDNFRLGEESLLDLNADCRTLARGVDKFDKVYGLGYEVGHEEWSPYPRVNRLRQTFLDRPYDIDVERLRLVTEAYKKNEVMPRILQCAYAFENILLNTTLHIYDEDLIVGEIAAPAKASPIYPEFSVDWIIDEITNSPFEERANDQFYIRNDRERAEILELCEYWKGKSANEFITAHLDEDQKKGSHMGEKVFQTNNYHFAGIGHFAMDFHKLMTLGYDGVLEQTRKALAALSKQDPEFSDKRDYYKATIISLEAAKAYIARYASLALQMAETETDIQRKQELEQMASNCQQIAGGVPQSFWQALQLFNFAVTLTQIEGNGHSISYGRMDQWLYPFYEKDVKQQSVSKEFILELIEVQYVKMNNPTKLKDKGTVKVRNGRGFGGESLTIGGVDSEGNDATNDLTMLMLEGSVHTRMMNPWVCVRMHENTPYELKIKTIECIRAGYGHPKLFNDGPAIKAMSGKGVTLQEARDYAVVGCVEPTIPGKEHGWLDAGYVNTAKMLEMVLNGGRILSGPDAGKQLGPDTGSLETYQSFEEVLESVDKQFAYWCDQLCSCLNVTDKIHRKIKPTPYISTFFEGCIESGRDMTAGGVKYNGTAPQAAGIATCADSLATIKKLMFDEKKYSGKQLLSAIRDNWDGHAKLYALVNSAKIPHYGNDIDEADNLFNFMFECYCRHIKGRDNPRGGKFSPGVYTVNANVGMGLYTRASLDGRKDGEPISDNMGPVHTQGGSHDISGPTAIVNSVTKVDHSLATNGTLLNLRFLEDAVSGVEGRDILVSFVDEYIAKQGMHVQFNIMSAEKMRAAQKNPEQYRDMLVRVAGYSAYFVELGKPLQDDLIQRTELRF
- a CDS encoding sulfite exporter TauE/SafE family protein, which produces MDTTVILVSMIIALAGFTQGLTGFGSAMVSVPLLSLVVGAQTAVPIAGIIGWLVTLPIAWKMRHSIQRKVGLILFAGSVPASFVGARLLATMPSQYILLTMGIVLIISSLHSFRSTKPVFEKTSIPITIGAGFTSGVLGASVGESGPPVIAYTSMQPWSADEVKSTLTFFFMLQMIGANISFWNEGLITEDVLSHVLSALPAFAVGIAGGMGSYHLLQKYKINYHHLVHGFLLFIGCALVYKNVHF